A window from Luteibacter flocculans encodes these proteins:
- a CDS encoding helix-turn-helix transcriptional regulator, which yields MAADIGIRDAPDEGRFIAELGRQSASAWYERNGRVLRFFRVDISQALIENGVGIQLMRVALAQARLQGLLVEPACDFVTEYMRDNPETQDLLTSDGWRMLQRPDDNALTEREISVLRGIAAGLENKQIAERLGLSTETVKEHLSHAMSKLQANNRTHAVAIALKRGFLR from the coding sequence ATGGCAGCGGACATCGGCATCAGGGATGCACCCGACGAAGGACGCTTCATCGCCGAACTCGGCCGGCAGAGCGCGAGCGCCTGGTATGAACGGAACGGGCGTGTGTTGCGCTTCTTCCGTGTCGATATTTCCCAGGCCCTGATCGAAAACGGGGTTGGCATCCAGCTCATGCGGGTGGCCTTGGCCCAGGCGCGGCTGCAGGGCCTCCTGGTCGAGCCAGCCTGCGATTTTGTGACGGAGTACATGCGCGACAATCCCGAGACGCAGGACCTGTTGACGAGCGATGGCTGGCGGATGCTTCAGCGCCCTGACGACAACGCCCTCACCGAACGGGAAATCTCGGTCTTGCGCGGTATCGCGGCAGGGCTCGAAAACAAGCAAATCGCAGAACGCCTCGGCCTCTCAACGGAAACGGTGAAGGAACACCTGTCGCATGCGATGAGCAAACTGCAGGCCAACAATCGCACGCACGCCGTGGCCATCGCACTCAAGCGTGGCTTCCTTCGGTAG
- a CDS encoding MFS transporter, whose amino-acid sequence MSSPTERASGPRRGVLFAMALAAGLAVASIYYNQPMLGVMTNTFHDARVSGWIPTLTQLGYAAGLLFLLPLGDMLERRKLIVVQFGVLALALVVMAIAPGVSVLALASVLVGAAATVAQQIVPFAAILSAPEKRGAAIGTVMSGLLTGILLSRTLAGIVSSMAGWRAMYWLAVPLALLGAALMARSLPAHHPAKKLRYGDLLGSLIHLWRGEPVLRRAAITQALLFASFSAFWTTLALRLAEPPLNLGAASAGLFGIVGAVGVAMAPVAGRVADRRGPAPVIALGAAATMVAWLVFGLWPGLIGLIVGVVVLDFGVQIALVSNQHLIYGLHPEYKSRLNTLFMTTMFVGGALGSMAAATAFVHGGWRGVCILGGVLPVGALLLSLIRRRASPSQQAH is encoded by the coding sequence ATGTCCTCACCCACAGAACGTGCAAGCGGTCCCCGCCGGGGCGTCCTGTTTGCCATGGCCCTTGCCGCAGGCCTCGCGGTGGCGTCCATCTATTACAACCAGCCCATGCTGGGCGTGATGACCAATACCTTCCACGATGCGCGCGTCAGTGGATGGATTCCCACCTTGACCCAACTCGGCTATGCCGCGGGCCTGCTATTCCTACTTCCGCTAGGTGACATGCTCGAGCGCCGGAAGCTCATCGTCGTTCAGTTCGGTGTACTCGCCCTTGCCCTCGTGGTCATGGCCATCGCCCCTGGCGTGTCGGTGCTCGCCCTGGCATCGGTCCTCGTGGGCGCCGCGGCCACGGTCGCCCAGCAGATCGTGCCGTTTGCGGCCATCCTCTCCGCGCCAGAAAAGCGGGGTGCGGCCATCGGCACGGTGATGAGCGGGCTCCTCACCGGCATCCTCCTCAGCCGCACGCTCGCCGGCATTGTCTCGAGCATGGCCGGATGGCGGGCGATGTACTGGCTGGCTGTGCCACTGGCCCTGCTGGGCGCTGCGCTCATGGCGCGCAGCCTGCCGGCACATCACCCGGCAAAAAAGCTCCGCTACGGCGACCTGCTGGGCTCACTCATCCATCTTTGGCGTGGTGAGCCGGTGCTGCGCCGCGCAGCGATCACGCAGGCGCTGCTGTTTGCTTCGTTCTCGGCGTTCTGGACGACCCTCGCGCTCCGCCTGGCCGAACCGCCGCTCAACCTTGGCGCGGCGTCCGCAGGCCTGTTCGGCATCGTCGGTGCCGTAGGCGTTGCGATGGCGCCGGTGGCGGGCCGCGTAGCCGATCGTCGCGGCCCGGCACCGGTCATCGCCCTGGGGGCGGCGGCAACCATGGTGGCCTGGCTCGTCTTCGGGTTATGGCCGGGCCTGATCGGTCTCATCGTTGGCGTCGTGGTGCTCGACTTCGGCGTGCAGATTGCGCTGGTGTCCAACCAACATCTGATTTATGGCCTGCACCCGGAGTACAAGAGCCGGCTCAACACGCTCTTCATGACCACGATGTTCGTGGGTGGCGCGCTCGGATCGATGGCGGCAGCCACGGCGTTTGTCCATGGTGGCTGGCGGGGCGTCTGCATCCTCGGTGGCGTGCTACCTGTGGGTGCATTGCTCCTCAGCCTTATCCGGCGGCGCGCCTCGCCGTCTCAGCAGGCGCACTGA
- a CDS encoding alpha/beta fold hydrolase has product MSTTSTASPTIVLVHGAWADGSSWSAVIPKLLSKGLKVVAVQNPLTSLADDVAATKRVIDFVEGPVVLVGHSWAGFIVTEAGEDPKVKSLVYVSAFSGETGQTTGELVGKYPAPPALGGIRDDGNGFVYLSEQAFIDDVAQDLPSETARLLSVTQGPLAKGTFADALTKTAWRTRPSWFIVSTSDRAVSPELQRDAAKLMGSTVTEVPSSHMSLISHADEVIEAITQAAAAASRG; this is encoded by the coding sequence ATGAGCACCACGTCAACTGCCTCGCCCACCATTGTCCTCGTCCACGGTGCCTGGGCCGATGGCTCGAGCTGGAGCGCCGTCATTCCCAAGCTCCTGTCGAAGGGCCTGAAGGTCGTCGCCGTGCAAAACCCGCTTACGTCGCTCGCCGACGACGTGGCTGCAACCAAGCGCGTCATCGATTTTGTCGAGGGCCCGGTTGTCCTCGTCGGTCACAGCTGGGCGGGGTTCATCGTCACCGAGGCCGGTGAGGACCCGAAGGTCAAATCGCTGGTCTATGTCTCGGCTTTCTCCGGCGAAACGGGCCAGACGACCGGTGAACTCGTCGGCAAGTACCCTGCTCCGCCGGCGCTCGGTGGCATCCGCGACGATGGCAACGGTTTTGTCTATCTCTCCGAGCAGGCCTTCATCGATGACGTCGCGCAGGATCTGCCATCCGAGACAGCCCGCCTTCTTTCGGTCACGCAGGGTCCGCTCGCCAAGGGTACGTTCGCCGACGCGCTCACGAAGACCGCCTGGCGTACGCGCCCGTCCTGGTTCATCGTCTCGACAAGTGACCGCGCAGTCTCACCGGAGCTGCAGCGCGACGCCGCGAAGCTCATGGGTTCCACGGTAACGGAGGTGCCGTCGAGCCATATGTCGCTCATCTCGCACGCCGATGAAGTCATCGAGGCCATCACGCAGGCCGCGGCGGCTGCATCACGCGGCTGA
- a CDS encoding alpha/beta fold hydrolase, producing the protein MKHHTIKANGIRQHFIEAGEGAPVVLLHGFPETSYAWRHQIPVLSEKYRVIAPDLRGYGKTDKPATGYDKRNMAKDLVALLDHLGIDRIALVGHDRGARVATRFAKDHPERLDRLVVMDNVPTRIVAQSMNAKVAKAYWFFAFHQVLDLPEALISGREDVWLRHFFTDWCYDPHTIEGADFEAYVSAYREPGAVRGAMADYRAAPEDVLQDEQDADTLIACPTMSIWGADFEAVGGTFDMAAVWRGMATHLRAEPIAQCGHLPQEEQPEIVNSLLLDFLSGWNGGVA; encoded by the coding sequence ATGAAACACCACACCATCAAGGCCAACGGCATCCGCCAGCATTTCATCGAAGCAGGTGAGGGGGCGCCGGTCGTCCTGCTCCATGGATTTCCCGAAACCTCTTACGCCTGGCGTCACCAGATTCCGGTACTGTCCGAGAAGTACCGCGTCATCGCGCCGGATCTCCGCGGCTACGGCAAGACCGACAAGCCGGCCACGGGCTACGACAAGCGCAACATGGCGAAGGATCTCGTCGCGCTGCTCGATCACCTCGGCATCGACCGTATCGCGCTCGTGGGTCATGACCGTGGCGCGCGTGTCGCGACGCGTTTTGCCAAGGACCACCCGGAGCGCCTCGACCGGCTGGTGGTGATGGACAACGTGCCTACGCGCATCGTTGCCCAATCGATGAATGCAAAGGTCGCCAAGGCATACTGGTTCTTCGCGTTCCACCAGGTGCTCGATTTGCCAGAGGCGCTTATTTCTGGCCGTGAGGATGTCTGGTTGCGCCATTTCTTCACCGACTGGTGCTATGACCCGCATACGATCGAAGGCGCCGATTTCGAGGCCTACGTGTCGGCATACCGCGAACCGGGTGCCGTTCGCGGGGCCATGGCCGACTACCGCGCGGCGCCCGAGGATGTCCTCCAGGACGAACAGGACGCCGATACGCTCATCGCATGCCCAACGATGTCCATCTGGGGTGCCGATTTCGAAGCCGTCGGCGGTACCTTCGACATGGCGGCGGTCTGGCGCGGGATGGCGACGCACCTTCGTGCCGAGCCCATTGCCCAGTGCGGCCATCTTCCCCAGGAGGAGCAGCCGGAAATCGTCAACTCCCTGCTGCTCGATTTCCTCAGCGGCTGGAACGGGGGTGTGGCATGA
- a CDS encoding MBL fold metallo-hydrolase, whose product MKRLALLLALLVTTGAALAADVRVGPQGPGFYRLRMGADEVTALLDGTHPFLADELLTHIDRTKVDSLLKADYLASPVQGSINAFLVKTPDRLVLIDTGAGPLYAGDGGFLPTALLAAGYRPEDVTDVLLTHLHRDHVGGLIRNGTMLFPNAIVHINKADADFWLNAANESKVPKILLPMFSGAMDSLAPYQKAGHVVTFAGETDVLPGFHAIPAPGHTPGHTWYLITSGHEHLLAWGDTVHVATVQLADPNASIRYDYDEEQAAVSRKRALEDAVAKGYWIAAAHVSFPGLGHIRRTGAGYQWVPVNYTRTP is encoded by the coding sequence ATGAAGCGGCTGGCGTTGTTGCTCGCGCTCCTCGTTACAACGGGTGCTGCCCTGGCCGCCGATGTGCGCGTCGGTCCGCAGGGCCCTGGGTTTTACCGCCTCCGCATGGGCGCGGACGAGGTCACCGCGCTGCTCGACGGCACGCATCCGTTTCTCGCCGATGAGCTGCTCACTCATATCGACCGTACAAAGGTGGACAGTCTCCTCAAAGCGGACTACCTCGCATCCCCCGTGCAGGGATCGATCAACGCCTTCCTGGTCAAGACGCCCGACCGGCTGGTCCTTATCGACACAGGCGCAGGCCCCCTCTACGCAGGGGATGGCGGATTCCTGCCCACGGCGCTGCTTGCGGCGGGCTACCGCCCCGAGGATGTCACCGACGTCCTCCTGACGCATCTGCACCGCGATCATGTCGGTGGTCTCATCCGCAACGGCACCATGCTGTTTCCCAACGCGATCGTCCACATCAACAAGGCGGACGCCGACTTCTGGCTCAACGCGGCAAATGAAAGCAAGGTTCCGAAGATCCTCCTGCCCATGTTTTCAGGTGCCATGGATTCCCTGGCGCCTTACCAGAAGGCCGGGCATGTCGTGACGTTCGCGGGGGAAACCGACGTATTGCCCGGCTTCCATGCCATCCCGGCGCCGGGGCACACGCCAGGGCACACGTGGTACCTGATCACGAGCGGGCATGAGCATCTGCTGGCCTGGGGTGACACAGTCCACGTGGCTACCGTGCAGCTTGCCGACCCGAACGCCTCGATCCGTTACGACTACGACGAGGAGCAAGCGGCGGTATCGAGAAAGCGTGCGCTCGAGGACGCGGTGGCCAAGGGGTATTGGATCGCCGCGGCGCATGTGTCTTTCCCCGGCCTTGGGCACATCCGGCGCACGGGGGCGGGTTACCAGTGGGTACCCGTCAACTACACGAGAACACCCTGA
- a CDS encoding response regulator, which yields MTSQAIRVIVVDDHPLFRAGVVAMLAAEPDVLIVGQAGTGAEGIEAFRAMRPDVAVVDLKLPDMDGDAMVGAMRKIEPTARVIVLTTYGGDAAARRTLAAGAQGYLLKTSLANDLVGAVRAVHAGQHRVSAEVAKRLSEHRGDEPLTERELSVLRGVAAGLENKQIAKHLGIAADTVKEHLSRVMAKLRASNRAHALSIALARGYLG from the coding sequence ATGACATCACAGGCCATCCGCGTCATCGTCGTCGATGACCACCCCCTCTTTCGCGCGGGTGTGGTGGCCATGCTGGCCGCCGAACCGGACGTGCTCATCGTCGGACAGGCGGGGACCGGGGCCGAGGGCATCGAGGCTTTCCGAGCCATGCGGCCGGATGTTGCCGTCGTCGATCTCAAGCTGCCGGACATGGACGGCGATGCGATGGTTGGCGCCATGCGGAAGATCGAACCGACGGCCCGCGTGATTGTGCTCACGACCTACGGCGGAGATGCGGCCGCGAGGCGGACCCTTGCGGCCGGCGCCCAGGGCTACCTTCTCAAGACCTCGCTCGCCAACGACCTTGTAGGGGCCGTTCGCGCCGTCCATGCGGGGCAGCACCGCGTCTCGGCGGAGGTCGCTAAACGCCTTTCCGAACACCGTGGCGATGAGCCGCTCACGGAGCGGGAGCTCTCCGTCTTGCGTGGTGTGGCGGCCGGACTGGAGAACAAGCAAATTGCCAAGCACCTCGGCATTGCTGCCGACACGGTCAAGGAACACCTCTCCCGCGTCATGGCCAAACTCCGTGCGAGCAACCGGGCGCATGCGCTGTCCATTGCGCTCGCCCGGGGTTATCTCGGCTGA
- a CDS encoding helix-turn-helix domain-containing protein, whose amino-acid sequence MRIDNSSPSGSSGDDPSPVRAVQQLLDHALRQITDVDKVDRVACARYLAQALQIHHERISAHAPRPHSGLAPWQIRTVKEIALARLDLGLAISDLAAACRLSRSYFSRAFKVTFGESPHRWRHGKRIEEACLQLCSTGRSLADIAMACGFNDQAHFTRSFKAAIGMTPHSYRKSRSAGNVRD is encoded by the coding sequence ATGCGAATCGATAACTCATCGCCATCGGGCTCATCGGGCGACGACCCGTCGCCGGTCCGGGCCGTGCAACAACTGCTGGATCATGCGTTGCGTCAGATAACGGATGTAGACAAGGTGGATCGCGTCGCCTGTGCGCGTTATCTCGCGCAAGCGTTGCAGATCCACCACGAGCGCATCAGCGCCCATGCGCCACGTCCACACAGTGGGCTGGCCCCATGGCAAATCCGCACCGTCAAGGAAATCGCGCTCGCGCGACTCGACCTGGGCCTTGCGATCAGTGACCTCGCCGCAGCGTGCCGGCTGTCGCGCAGTTATTTCAGCCGCGCGTTCAAGGTCACCTTCGGCGAAAGCCCGCATCGCTGGCGCCACGGCAAGCGCATCGAGGAAGCCTGCCTGCAGCTCTGCAGCACGGGCAGAAGCCTTGCTGACATTGCCATGGCGTGCGGATTCAACGATCAGGCGCACTTTACTCGGTCATTCAAGGCCGCTATCGGTATGACGCCTCACTCGTACCGCAAGTCCCGAAGTGCGGGGAATGTGCGCGACTGA
- the mqo gene encoding malate dehydrogenase (quinone) gives MSSRSEPDVDVLLIGAGIMSATTGTLLHTLEPGLKMMVVERLHDCALESSMAWNNAGTGHAANCELNYTPQRPDGSVDISEALKVNTEFDISRQLWAYLVEKGAIPDPRAFLHPCPHMSFVWGEENVAFLKARHAAMSAHHCYRGMEYSEDHAKIAEWAPLVMKGRNPAQHVAATRLVTGTDVDYGALTRLLVGHLQGEGIEVRYNAEVIALERSDDSRWTVTFTDTVSGVTRAVSTRFVFIGAGGAAITLLQKSGIPEAKGYGGFPVSGIWLKCDVDDVTTQHHAKVYGKASSGSPPMSVPHLDTRVIDDKTSLLFGPYAGFSTKFLKHGLHADLFESVTASNILPLLSVAKENAELEEYLIGQVLQSSHHQFQLLQDFYPTAHRSQWQEAVAGQRVQIIKPDEGDHGGTLVFGTELVVAADKSLVALLGASPGASTAAAIAVEVLQACFPDRLTETGWLPMLKTVFPTYGINLIEDAAACDATRTATAAVLKIENIP, from the coding sequence ATGAGTTCACGAAGCGAGCCGGACGTCGACGTCCTTCTCATCGGCGCTGGCATCATGAGCGCCACCACCGGCACCTTGCTGCATACGCTCGAGCCCGGTCTGAAGATGATGGTCGTCGAGCGACTCCACGATTGCGCGCTGGAAAGCTCCATGGCCTGGAATAACGCGGGCACGGGCCATGCAGCAAACTGCGAACTGAATTACACACCGCAGCGACCGGACGGAAGCGTCGATATCTCGGAGGCGTTGAAGGTCAACACGGAGTTCGACATATCGCGCCAGCTCTGGGCTTACCTCGTTGAGAAGGGTGCCATCCCCGATCCACGGGCCTTCCTCCATCCGTGTCCGCACATGAGCTTTGTCTGGGGCGAGGAGAACGTCGCTTTCCTCAAGGCACGCCACGCCGCCATGAGTGCCCACCACTGCTACAGGGGCATGGAGTACAGCGAGGATCATGCCAAGATTGCCGAATGGGCACCGCTTGTCATGAAGGGACGCAACCCGGCGCAGCATGTCGCTGCAACGCGCCTGGTAACGGGGACGGATGTCGACTATGGCGCGCTGACCCGCCTTCTCGTCGGGCACCTGCAGGGCGAGGGCATCGAAGTTCGGTACAACGCCGAGGTCATCGCACTGGAGCGATCCGACGATTCCCGGTGGACCGTGACCTTCACGGATACCGTCTCCGGCGTGACGCGGGCGGTATCGACGCGCTTCGTCTTCATCGGTGCCGGTGGTGCTGCTATTACGCTTCTTCAAAAGTCGGGCATTCCCGAGGCGAAAGGCTATGGGGGTTTTCCGGTCAGCGGCATCTGGTTGAAATGCGACGTCGATGACGTCACCACGCAACACCACGCCAAGGTCTACGGCAAGGCGTCTTCCGGGTCTCCTCCGATGTCGGTGCCCCACCTCGATACGCGCGTCATCGATGACAAGACGTCGCTGCTCTTTGGTCCCTATGCGGGGTTCTCGACGAAGTTCCTGAAGCATGGTTTGCACGCGGACCTGTTTGAGTCCGTCACGGCCAGCAACATCCTTCCGCTACTGTCCGTGGCAAAGGAGAACGCTGAGCTGGAGGAGTACCTGATAGGACAGGTTCTGCAAAGTTCGCATCACCAGTTCCAGTTGCTTCAGGACTTCTACCCGACAGCGCACCGTTCTCAGTGGCAGGAAGCAGTCGCTGGGCAGCGTGTACAGATCATCAAGCCCGATGAGGGTGACCACGGTGGCACGCTGGTTTTCGGCACCGAACTCGTCGTCGCTGCGGACAAGTCACTGGTGGCCCTGCTCGGGGCATCGCCAGGTGCGTCCACCGCGGCAGCGATTGCAGTGGAGGTACTGCAGGCCTGTTTTCCCGATCGCCTCACGGAAACCGGTTGGTTGCCAATGCTAAAGACCGTGTTTCCGACGTACGGGATCAACCTCATCGAGGATGCAGCAGCGTGCGATGCCACCCGCACCGCCACCGCGGCTGTCCTCAAGATTGAAAACATCCCATGA
- a CDS encoding cupin domain-containing protein: MIRCIRMWTAGDGNSLFEEGELEIGAGRHGRASGLPIAVNELSFQETTTGGSFEWHQDPQPQFVLTLTGTVEFEVKSGATFTIYPGDVLIAQDDSGTGHRWRLIGDQPWRRAYVVYDPGATLHFKTKGDEA; encoded by the coding sequence ATGATTCGCTGCATACGAATGTGGACGGCTGGCGACGGCAACTCGCTCTTTGAGGAGGGCGAGCTCGAGATAGGCGCCGGACGACATGGTCGCGCTTCCGGTCTGCCCATCGCTGTCAATGAGCTGTCGTTTCAGGAAACGACCACTGGTGGGTCGTTCGAATGGCATCAGGATCCGCAACCCCAATTCGTGCTGACTCTCACCGGCACCGTGGAGTTCGAGGTCAAGTCCGGTGCGACCTTCACGATTTATCCCGGCGACGTGCTGATAGCCCAGGATGACAGCGGCACCGGACACCGCTGGCGACTGATAGGCGACCAGCCGTGGCGACGCGCTTACGTTGTGTATGACCCAGGCGCAACCCTGCACTTCAAAACGAAGGGAGACGAGGCATGA
- the fumC gene encoding class II fumarate hydratase — protein sequence MSDTPTLRSIPIGIHATGTREEFDSMGTVSVQADRYWGAQTERSLHHFNIGTDKMPAQVYHAYGFVKKACALVNAAAGRLPEWKRDAIVQAADEAIAGELDMHFPLYVWQTGSGTQSNMNVNEVLSNRAIQLLGGTLGSQHPVGPNDDVNMGQSSNDTFPTAMHVATVLAIDDQLIPAVSRLIGVIERKADEWMTVVKIGRTHLEDAVPLTVGQEWHGWAGQLRACLEDVKATRAGLYELAVGGTAVGTGLNAPKGFSTDVASRIAELTGKPFVTAPNKFAAQGSLDAMVRASAGLRGLAVALMKIANDMRWLASGPRCGLGELTLPANEPGSSIMPGKVNPTQCEAMVMIAIQVLGNDSAVAVAGSQGNFELNAMRPVIINNVLHSIRILADGCDRFREFSVEGTQIVPGKIGQYVEGSVMLVTALSPVIGYQNAAHIAEKAIADGTTLKEAALASGLVDEALFDKTIRPIEMVGHGLAGA from the coding sequence GTGAGCGATACCCCCACACTGCGTTCCATCCCTATTGGCATCCATGCCACAGGAACGCGAGAAGAATTCGACAGCATGGGTACGGTCAGCGTACAGGCGGACCGCTACTGGGGCGCTCAGACCGAACGCTCGCTGCACCACTTCAATATCGGCACCGACAAGATGCCGGCGCAGGTGTATCACGCGTATGGCTTTGTGAAAAAGGCCTGCGCCCTGGTCAACGCCGCGGCCGGCCGCCTGCCGGAATGGAAGCGCGACGCTATCGTGCAAGCGGCTGACGAGGCCATCGCGGGCGAGCTGGATATGCATTTCCCACTGTATGTCTGGCAGACCGGTTCGGGCACGCAGTCGAACATGAACGTCAACGAGGTTCTGTCCAACCGTGCCATCCAACTGCTGGGTGGAACTCTCGGCAGCCAGCACCCCGTAGGTCCCAACGACGACGTCAACATGGGACAGTCTTCGAATGACACTTTTCCGACGGCGATGCATGTCGCGACCGTCCTTGCCATAGATGATCAGCTCATACCCGCGGTTTCTCGGCTCATCGGGGTCATCGAGCGCAAAGCTGACGAATGGATGACCGTCGTCAAGATTGGGCGAACCCACCTTGAAGACGCCGTACCGCTGACCGTCGGTCAGGAATGGCATGGCTGGGCCGGCCAGTTGCGTGCATGCCTCGAGGATGTCAAAGCAACTCGGGCCGGACTCTACGAACTCGCTGTCGGGGGCACGGCCGTGGGTACGGGCCTGAATGCACCTAAGGGATTTTCGACGGACGTGGCGTCGAGAATTGCGGAGCTCACTGGAAAGCCTTTCGTGACGGCGCCCAACAAATTTGCGGCACAGGGCTCACTCGACGCGATGGTCAGGGCATCGGCTGGGTTGCGTGGGCTTGCCGTTGCGCTCATGAAGATAGCCAACGACATGCGCTGGCTGGCATCCGGGCCACGCTGTGGACTCGGTGAACTGACGCTTCCGGCCAACGAGCCAGGATCGTCGATCATGCCGGGAAAGGTGAATCCGACCCAGTGCGAGGCCATGGTCATGATCGCCATACAGGTGCTTGGCAACGACAGCGCCGTTGCCGTCGCCGGTAGCCAGGGCAACTTCGAGCTCAACGCGATGCGGCCGGTCATCATCAACAACGTGCTTCATTCCATACGAATCCTCGCGGACGGCTGCGACCGTTTCCGCGAGTTCTCGGTGGAGGGTACGCAGATCGTTCCCGGGAAAATCGGCCAATACGTCGAGGGCAGCGTGATGCTTGTCACCGCGCTCTCTCCCGTCATCGGCTATCAGAACGCCGCCCACATCGCCGAGAAAGCGATCGCCGACGGAACGACCCTGAAGGAGGCCGCCCTCGCGTCGGGTCTCGTGGATGAAGCACTTTTCGACAAAACGATTCGCCCCATCGAGATGGTCGGGCACGGCTTGGCTGGCGCATGA
- a CDS encoding helix-turn-helix domain-containing protein → MKQLSDFIGKRRVKTPSMDIFPMEVGRRLRLQRIAFRWRQSDLALRAGVSVQTIKTVEKGEAISSWNLLRILLALNQGSDFLKMLEAPNFPSLKAHEHYLQLTSVKGPSLLGRRVRTKAVTATQTPEKKA, encoded by the coding sequence GTGAAGCAACTCAGCGATTTCATCGGCAAGCGTCGGGTCAAAACCCCCTCCATGGACATTTTCCCGATGGAGGTGGGTCGGCGGCTGCGCCTCCAGCGCATTGCCTTCAGGTGGCGCCAGTCGGATCTGGCCCTGCGTGCCGGTGTCTCGGTGCAAACGATCAAGACGGTCGAGAAAGGGGAGGCCATCTCTTCCTGGAACCTCCTGCGCATCCTCCTTGCCCTGAACCAGGGATCCGATTTCTTGAAGATGCTGGAGGCGCCGAACTTCCCCAGCTTGAAAGCCCACGAGCACTACCTCCAACTCACCAGCGTCAAGGGTCCGAGCCTCCTGGGTCGGCGCGTGCGCACGAAAGCAGTGACCGCGACCCAGACCCCGGAGAAGAAGGCATGA
- a CDS encoding type II toxin-antitoxin system HipA family toxin — protein MTIPTAWLNAPIHQVDVWTEHLGPAILVGRLNYERATGVAYFEWSDEAQAHHLDLSPLRLPLEAGVWASNRERELPEEYRGLPGFLNDALPDGWGLYLMDKALARAGIPPEQITPATRLAFLGDRAWGSLSFHPVIGEDIGELMSLDALGREMEASIEGHLEAVSDELLQAGSSPQGARPKVMVDCDGHFRHAKVTRGLPAEGFRSWIIKFAGRDEPEDGPLLELAYMTTARNAGLRVMDSRILTIRGKHAFATERFDRSPAGRVFTHTLGGLMHFSHRRIGLDYGILAQVMDELQVPQGAYREAYARAVFNAAMSVRDDHSKNFAFIKGQNNQWDISPAYDLTYMTGPGGYHTMTFAEGDTQDPTQQDLLNLAPHYHLSEAQARPIIQAMAEAARQVVPMAREMGVSKATLDPIADRLGAINASMRRA, from the coding sequence ATGACGATCCCCACCGCCTGGCTCAATGCGCCGATCCACCAGGTGGACGTTTGGACTGAGCATCTGGGTCCAGCCATCCTGGTGGGCCGCCTCAATTATGAACGTGCCACCGGGGTGGCCTACTTCGAGTGGAGCGACGAGGCCCAAGCGCATCATCTGGACCTTTCACCGTTGCGCCTGCCATTGGAGGCGGGGGTGTGGGCCAGCAACCGAGAACGCGAGCTGCCGGAGGAATATCGTGGGCTGCCCGGTTTCCTCAACGACGCGTTGCCCGATGGTTGGGGCCTGTATTTGATGGACAAGGCTTTGGCACGTGCGGGCATTCCGCCGGAGCAGATCACGCCTGCCACGCGCCTGGCGTTTCTGGGGGACCGCGCGTGGGGTTCGCTTTCCTTCCACCCCGTGATCGGGGAGGACATCGGCGAGCTCATGTCCCTCGATGCGCTGGGACGGGAAATGGAAGCCTCGATCGAAGGGCACCTGGAAGCGGTGTCGGATGAACTTCTGCAGGCCGGCAGTTCCCCTCAGGGGGCGCGGCCCAAGGTCATGGTCGATTGCGACGGACACTTTCGCCACGCCAAGGTGACGCGGGGCTTGCCCGCCGAAGGGTTCCGTTCGTGGATCATCAAGTTTGCTGGCCGCGATGAACCCGAAGATGGACCCCTCTTGGAACTGGCTTACATGACCACCGCCCGCAACGCGGGATTGCGGGTTATGGACAGCAGGATCCTGACGATCCGGGGCAAGCATGCGTTTGCCACCGAGCGTTTCGATCGCTCCCCCGCGGGTCGCGTGTTCACCCACACGCTGGGCGGCCTCATGCACTTCTCTCACCGTCGCATCGGTTTGGACTACGGGATCTTGGCGCAGGTCATGGATGAGTTGCAGGTGCCCCAAGGGGCTTATCGGGAGGCTTACGCCCGCGCCGTGTTCAATGCGGCGATGAGCGTGCGCGATGATCACTCGAAAAACTTTGCCTTCATCAAGGGGCAGAACAATCAGTGGGACATTTCCCCCGCGTATGACCTGACCTACATGACCGGTCCGGGTGGCTATCACACAATGACCTTTGCCGAAGGCGACACGCAGGATCCGACGCAGCAGGATCTGTTGAACCTGGCGCCTCACTACCATCTGTCCGAGGCGCAGGCGCGACCGATCATTCAAGCCATGGCCGAGGCGGCGCGACAGGTGGTGCCCATGGCCCGCGAGATGGGTGTGAGCAAAGCCACCCTGGATCCGATCGCGGACCGGCTGGGGGCCATCAACGCATCGATGCGCCGCGCATGA